The following proteins are co-located in the Mycolicibacterium goodii genome:
- the lpqB gene encoding MtrAB system accessory lipoprotein LpqB, whose amino-acid sequence MKRLLTVLIVGLVTLVSGCAGIPSSSSPQAIGTVERPAPPSLPKPTPDMDPDVLLREFLKATADPANRHLAARQFLTESASSAWDDAGSALLIDRVVFVETRSTDRVSVSMRADILGSLSDLGVFETGEGALPDPGPIELVKTSGGWRIDRLPNGVFLDWQQFQSTYKRYTLYFVDPTGATVVPDPRYVAVSDPDQLATELVSKLISGPRPEMERSVRNLLDPPLKLRGPVTRADGGKTGVGRGYGGARIDLENLSASDPHSRQLLAAQLIWTLSRAGVAGPYVINVDGAPLDDRFADGWETSDVAATDPGAAPGAAAGLHALVNGSLVSLDGQRAPRVPGAFGAAPHQVSASVSRNGQDAASVVAPPGAPDPAATLWIGPLGGGTVQAMEGRTLSRPSWSLDQAVWVVADGINVVRAIRDASGTPARIPVDSSAVTSRYPGPITELQLSRDGTRAAMVIEGQVILAGIEQTQDGRFLLTYPRRLGFGLGNSAVSLSWRTGDDIVVTRTDPQHPVSYVNLDGVNSDAASRNLVMPVTTVAANPSTVYVADQRGVKQLSASADEENSGWVEVNPLMVPGSLPVLPG is encoded by the coding sequence GTGAAACGCCTGCTGACGGTGTTGATCGTCGGTCTGGTAACACTGGTGTCCGGTTGCGCGGGGATCCCCAGCTCGTCTTCCCCGCAGGCGATCGGCACGGTCGAGCGGCCGGCCCCGCCGAGCCTGCCGAAACCGACGCCGGACATGGATCCGGACGTGCTGCTGCGTGAATTCCTCAAAGCCACGGCCGATCCCGCGAACCGCCACCTGGCGGCGCGGCAGTTCCTCACCGAATCCGCGTCCAGCGCGTGGGACGACGCGGGCAGCGCCCTGTTGATCGACCGGGTGGTGTTCGTCGAAACCCGAAGCACCGACCGGGTTTCGGTGAGCATGCGTGCCGACATCCTCGGATCCCTTTCGGATCTCGGTGTGTTCGAGACGGGGGAGGGGGCGCTGCCCGACCCCGGCCCCATCGAACTCGTCAAGACCTCGGGCGGGTGGCGCATCGACCGGTTGCCCAACGGCGTGTTCCTGGATTGGCAGCAGTTCCAGTCCACCTACAAGCGCTACACCCTCTATTTCGTCGACCCGACCGGCGCGACCGTGGTGCCCGATCCCCGCTACGTGGCGGTGTCGGATCCGGATCAGCTTGCCACCGAGCTGGTCTCGAAACTGATCTCCGGGCCGCGTCCCGAGATGGAACGGTCGGTGCGCAACCTGCTGGACCCGCCGTTGAAGCTGCGCGGTCCGGTCACCCGCGCGGACGGCGGCAAGACAGGTGTGGGCCGCGGCTACGGTGGCGCGCGCATCGATCTGGAGAATCTTTCGGCCTCCGACCCTCACAGCCGACAATTGCTTGCCGCCCAGCTCATCTGGACGTTGTCGCGTGCGGGCGTGGCGGGTCCGTACGTGATCAACGTCGACGGGGCACCGCTGGACGACCGGTTCGCCGACGGCTGGGAGACCTCCGACGTCGCGGCCACCGATCCCGGTGCGGCACCCGGCGCCGCGGCGGGCCTGCACGCCCTCGTGAACGGATCGCTGGTGTCCCTGGACGGACAGCGCGCCCCGCGGGTCCCAGGCGCGTTCGGTGCGGCGCCGCACCAGGTTTCGGCGTCGGTGTCGCGCAACGGTCAGGACGCCGCGTCGGTGGTCGCCCCGCCGGGCGCACCGGATCCAGCGGCGACGCTGTGGATCGGCCCGCTGGGCGGCGGCACGGTCCAGGCCATGGAGGGGCGCACGCTGTCGCGACCGAGTTGGTCACTGGACCAGGCCGTGTGGGTGGTCGCCGACGGTATCAACGTGGTGCGTGCCATCCGGGACGCATCGGGGACGCCGGCCCGGATCCCGGTGGACTCCAGCGCCGTGACGAGCCGCTACCCGGGGCCGATCACCGAACTGCAACTGTCGCGTGACGGCACCCGTGCGGCGATGGTCATCGAAGGTCAGGTGATCCTCGCGGGGATCGAACAGACGCAGGACGGGCGTTTCCTGCTGACGTACCCGCGCCGGCTCGGCTTCGGGCTCGGCAACTCGGCGGTGTCGTTGTCCTGGCGTACCGGCGACGACATCGTCGTGACCCGCACCGACCCGCAGCACCCGGTGTCCTATGTGAACCTCGACGGGGTCAACTCCGACGCCGCGAGCCGCAATCTGGTCATGCCGGTGACCACCGTGGCGGCCAACCCGTCCACGGTGTATGTCGCCGATCAGCGTGGCGTGAAGCAACTTTCGGCCTCGGCCGACGAGGAGAACTCCGGCTGGGTCGAAGTCAACCCGCTCATGGTGCCGGGCTCACTTCCCGTCCTGCCGGGCTGA
- the mtrB gene encoding two-component system sensor histidine kinase MtrB, translating into MIFGSRRRIRGRWGGSGPLVRGLGTLGRALGLVWRRSLQLRVVTLTLGLSMAVILVLGFVLTSQITDRILEVKVRAATEEVERARNTVSGIVGGEESRSLESSLELARNTLVDRKADVRADMAGAFDAVLVVPGDGPRAAAAAGPVQQIPEALRDFVKAGQVSYQYATVQTEGFSGPALIVGSPTSSSVPNLELYLIFPLNNEESTISLVRGTMATGGVVLLGLLAAIALVVARQIVQPVRSASRIAERFAEGHLTERMPVRGEDDMARLAVSFNDMAESLSRQIQQLEEFGNLQRRFTSDVSHELRTPLTTVRMAADLIYDHSEDLDPALRRSTELMVNELDRFETLLADLLEISRHDAGVAELSVESLDLRSTVRSALDNVGHLAADAQVELTLDMPEDEVIAEVDPRRVERILRNLIANAIDHAESKPVQIRMAADEDTVAVTVRDFGVGLRPGEEKLVFSRFWRSDPSRVRRSGGTGLGLAISIEDARLHQGRLEAWGEPGKGACFRLTLPLVRGHKVTTSPLPLKPVTEQRPPRRRSNKDREAAEESV; encoded by the coding sequence ATGATCTTCGGCTCCAGGCGGCGCATACGTGGGCGTTGGGGAGGTTCCGGCCCACTGGTGCGCGGATTGGGGACGTTGGGCAGAGCGCTCGGGCTGGTGTGGCGACGCTCCCTGCAACTGCGGGTGGTCACCCTGACGCTCGGGCTCTCGATGGCCGTGATCCTGGTGCTCGGTTTCGTGCTGACCAGTCAGATCACTGACCGGATCCTGGAAGTCAAGGTCAGGGCTGCCACCGAAGAGGTGGAGCGGGCCCGCAACACCGTCAGCGGCATCGTGGGCGGTGAGGAGTCCCGTTCGCTGGAGAGCAGCCTGGAGTTGGCGCGTAACACTCTGGTGGACCGCAAGGCCGACGTGCGAGCCGACATGGCGGGCGCGTTCGACGCTGTCCTCGTCGTGCCCGGCGACGGGCCGCGGGCCGCCGCGGCGGCCGGACCGGTGCAGCAGATTCCCGAGGCGTTGCGTGACTTCGTCAAGGCCGGCCAGGTCAGCTACCAGTACGCGACCGTGCAGACCGAGGGATTTTCGGGTCCGGCGCTCATCGTCGGCAGCCCGACATCGTCGTCGGTGCCGAATCTTGAGCTGTACCTGATCTTCCCGTTGAACAACGAGGAGAGCACCATCTCTCTGGTTCGCGGCACCATGGCGACCGGCGGTGTGGTGTTGCTGGGTCTGCTCGCGGCGATCGCGTTGGTGGTCGCGCGTCAGATCGTGCAGCCGGTGCGGTCGGCGTCGCGCATCGCCGAACGCTTCGCCGAGGGACATCTGACCGAACGGATGCCGGTGCGCGGTGAGGACGACATGGCGCGGCTCGCGGTGTCGTTCAACGACATGGCCGAGAGCCTGTCCCGCCAGATTCAGCAGCTCGAAGAGTTCGGTAACCTGCAGCGCCGCTTCACCTCCGACGTGAGCCACGAACTGCGCACACCGCTGACGACGGTGCGCATGGCCGCGGATCTGATCTACGACCACAGCGAGGACCTGGACCCCGCACTGCGCCGGTCGACCGAGCTGATGGTCAACGAACTCGACCGGTTCGAGACGCTGCTGGCCGATCTGCTGGAGATCTCTCGCCACGACGCCGGTGTGGCCGAACTGTCGGTCGAGTCGCTGGATCTGCGGTCGACAGTGCGCAGCGCACTGGACAACGTCGGGCACCTCGCGGCCGACGCGCAGGTCGAGCTCACCCTCGACATGCCCGAGGACGAGGTCATCGCCGAGGTGGATCCGCGCCGGGTGGAACGCATCCTGCGCAACCTCATCGCCAACGCCATCGACCACGCCGAGAGCAAGCCCGTGCAGATCCGGATGGCCGCCGACGAGGACACCGTCGCCGTCACGGTCCGCGACTTCGGCGTCGGCCTACGCCCCGGTGAGGAGAAGCTGGTGTTCAGCCGGTTCTGGCGCTCCGATCCGTCGCGCGTGCGGCGCTCCGGTGGCACGGGTCTGGGACTGGCCATCAGCATCGAGGACGCGCGCCTGCACCAGGGACGGCTGGAGGCCTGGGGTGAACCCGGCAAGGGCGCGTGCTTCCGGCTGACCCTGCCGCTGGTGCGTGGTCACAAGGTGACCACGAGCCCGTTGCCGCTCAAGCCTGTCACGGAGCAGCGGCCGCCGCGCCGCCGTTCCAACAAGGATCGGGAAGCAGCGGAGGAGAGCGTGTGA
- the mtrA gene encoding two-component system response regulator MtrA, which translates to MDTMRQRILVVDDDPSLAEMLTIVLRGEGFDTAVIGDGSQALTAVRELRPDLVLLDLMLPGMNGIDVCRVLRADSGVPIVMLTAKTDTVDVVLGLESGADDYVVKPFKPKELVARVRARLRRNEDEPAEMLSIGDVEIDVPAHKVTRQGEQISLTPLEFDLLVALARKPRQVFTRDVLLEQVWGYRHPADTRLVNVHVQRLRAKVEKDPENPQVVLTVRGVGYKAGPP; encoded by the coding sequence ATGGACACCATGAGGCAAAGGATCCTTGTCGTCGATGACGACCCGTCACTGGCCGAGATGCTCACCATCGTTCTCCGCGGTGAGGGTTTCGACACCGCGGTCATCGGCGACGGTAGCCAGGCACTCACCGCTGTCCGTGAGCTGAGGCCGGACCTGGTCCTGCTCGACCTGATGCTGCCCGGGATGAACGGCATCGATGTGTGCCGTGTGCTGCGCGCCGATTCCGGCGTGCCGATCGTCATGCTGACCGCCAAGACCGACACCGTCGACGTGGTGCTTGGCCTGGAATCCGGAGCCGACGACTATGTGGTGAAGCCGTTCAAGCCGAAGGAGCTCGTCGCCCGCGTGCGCGCCCGGCTGCGCCGCAACGAGGACGAGCCCGCCGAGATGCTGTCGATCGGCGATGTCGAGATCGACGTGCCCGCGCACAAGGTGACCCGTCAGGGCGAGCAGATTTCGCTGACACCGCTGGAGTTCGACCTGCTGGTGGCTCTGGCACGCAAACCACGGCAGGTGTTTACTCGGGATGTGCTGCTCGAACAGGTGTGGGGATACCGTCACCCCGCCGACACCCGTTTGGTGAACGTGCATGTCCAGCGGTTGCGGGCGAAGGTTGAGAAAGATCCGGAGAACCCGCAGGTGGTCCTGACCGTTCGAGGAGTGGGATACAAGGCCGGACCCCCGTGA
- a CDS encoding dTMP kinase, with protein MLIAIEGVDGAGKRTLTNGLRAAFETNHKSVASLAFPRYHQSVPADLAAEALHGRHGDLADSVYAMATLFALDRAGARDQIEHLQAAYDVVILDRYVASNAAYSAARLHQGVDGDVVAWVRDLEFGRLHLPVPDWQVLLNVPTELAAQRAEHRANTEADRAKDVYERDDGLQRRTGEVYAALAASDWGGSWAVAGPDVDPATLADRLSSG; from the coding sequence GTGCTCATCGCGATAGAGGGCGTCGACGGCGCCGGCAAACGCACGCTGACCAACGGCCTGCGGGCGGCGTTCGAGACGAACCACAAGTCGGTGGCGAGCCTGGCGTTCCCGCGGTACCACCAGTCGGTGCCTGCGGACCTGGCGGCCGAGGCGCTGCATGGCCGTCACGGTGACCTCGCGGACTCCGTGTACGCGATGGCGACGTTGTTCGCGTTGGACCGGGCAGGCGCGCGGGATCAGATCGAGCACCTGCAGGCCGCGTATGACGTCGTCATCCTGGATCGGTATGTGGCGTCGAACGCGGCGTACAGCGCGGCGCGTCTGCATCAGGGCGTGGACGGGGACGTGGTGGCGTGGGTGCGCGACCTGGAGTTCGGGCGCCTGCACCTGCCGGTGCCGGACTGGCAGGTGCTGCTGAACGTGCCGACCGAACTGGCGGCGCAGCGCGCCGAACACCGCGCGAACACCGAGGCCGACCGCGCCAAGGACGTCTATGAGCGCGACGACGGTCTGCAGCGGCGCACGGGCGAGGTGTACGCGGCGCTGGCGGCGTCGGACTGGGGCGGCTCCTGGGCGGTGGCCGGGCCGGATGTGGACCCGGCGACCCTGGCAGACCGGTTAAGCAGCGGTTGA
- a CDS encoding WXG100 family type VII secretion target yields the protein MGQSLEVVTSDLRSASAKLADASQRLQDGLSAVDLSVGQLLGSGWKGGAASAYSGQWDKWHNGAGQVIRGLQSMSESLKVSADNYSATDQQAAGAVGSSFQPGGGSPAGPTGASPASAVSSASGQPASAAQTGGSTDDLAAMMGLGEPAAQIGGQLADGAAQAAGQLAGGLTQAAAAVAQGVTGIVQAAQSQPGTGALPGESGAATGVEQSDGQDEQKRDDESGASADPEGDEGGASADPSGMSAPVESAPVESAPPPTTGNPMRFGRRNDAQ from the coding sequence GTGGGGCAGTCGCTGGAAGTTGTCACATCCGATCTCCGCTCGGCCTCGGCCAAGCTCGCTGACGCCAGCCAACGCCTGCAGGACGGGTTGTCCGCCGTCGACCTCTCGGTCGGCCAGTTGCTCGGGTCCGGATGGAAGGGCGGCGCCGCGTCCGCGTACTCCGGTCAGTGGGACAAGTGGCACAACGGCGCGGGACAGGTGATCCGCGGCCTCCAGTCGATGTCGGAGTCCTTGAAGGTTTCGGCCGACAACTACAGCGCCACCGATCAACAAGCAGCAGGTGCGGTCGGCTCGTCGTTCCAACCGGGCGGCGGATCACCCGCGGGACCAACCGGTGCGTCGCCGGCGTCTGCTGTCTCGTCCGCGTCGGGTCAACCCGCCTCGGCGGCCCAGACGGGTGGCAGTACCGACGATCTCGCGGCAATGATGGGTCTCGGTGAGCCCGCGGCCCAGATCGGCGGCCAGTTGGCGGACGGCGCCGCCCAGGCGGCAGGCCAGTTGGCCGGCGGACTCACACAGGCCGCAGCCGCGGTCGCGCAAGGCGTGACGGGAATCGTCCAGGCCGCGCAATCTCAGCCGGGCACGGGAGCCTTGCCAGGAGAATCCGGTGCTGCGACCGGTGTCGAGCAGTCAGATGGGCAGGACGAACAGAAGCGGGACGACGAGAGTGGCGCCTCGGCCGATCCGGAGGGCGACGAGGGTGGCGCCTCGGCCGATCCATCGGGCATGTCGGCTCCTGTGGAGTCGGCTCCTGTGGAGTCGGCTCCTCCGCCGACGACCGGGAATCCGATGCGCTTCGGGAGGCGCAACGATGCCCAGTAG